Below is a window of Candidatus Deferrimicrobiaceae bacterium DNA.
ACGGCTTTGGCGCCCAACCCGGTCGCCAGGACGCGGTCGGCGGCCGTCGGGGACCCACCTCTCTGAAGGTGACCGAGGACGACAGTCCGCGTTTCCGAACCGGTGCTTCTTTCGAGCTGATCCTGGAGGACGAACCCGACCCCGCCCAGCCGGACCGGGTCGGCGCTTTTCTCGACCATCCTTTTGACGACCACGTCTCCGCCCTTTGGCTTGGCCCCCTCGGCGACGACGACAATGCTGAACCGCCGTCCCCTTCGGTTGCGCTCCTTGACCTTGGCTGCAATAGCGCCGGTATCATAGGGAATCTCCGGGATCAGGATGATATCGCCTCCGCCCGCCACCCCGGCGTAAAGCGCGATCCAGCCGGCCCGATGACCCATGACCTCGATGATCATAACGCGGTGATGCGATTGGGCGGTCGTGTGGAGCCGGTCGATGGCCTCAGCGGCGATGGCCACAGCCGAGTCGAAACCGAAGGTGACTTCCGTCCCCCGGATATCGTTGTCAATTGTCTTCGGAATTCCCACGACCGCGACGCCGTCCTTCATCAGGCGGTGGGCGATGCCCAGCGTCCCGTCGCCGCCGATACAGACGAGGGCGTCTATCCCCAAGGCCCGGGCGTTCCGGATCGCCCTCCTGGAAACGTCTTTGAAAACGACTCGGCCGCCCGCTCGAGCGGCATACCGGTACGGGTTGGAGATCTTCGAGGCGCCGAGGATCGTCCCGCCGACCGTAAGAATCCCCGAGACATCATCGTAGTGGAGCTTGCGGTGGCGGTTGCGGATGAGACCCTCGTATCCGTCCTCGACACCGATCACCTCCATCCCGCATTCCAGGATGGCCTTCTTAGCCACGGCCCGGATGACGGCGTTGATGCCCGGGGCGTCGCCTCCCCCGGTCAGGATGGCAATCCGATTCTTTCTGTACATCCGGCTACCTCCAGAAGTCCGGACGGGATCCCGGACTCCTCCTCTCTTATAGGCCATACGCTTGCCGGCCGCAAGTGAAAATGGGGACG
It encodes the following:
- a CDS encoding ATP-dependent 6-phosphofructokinase, producing the protein MAYKRGGVRDPVRTSGGSRMYRKNRIAILTGGGDAPGINAVIRAVAKKAILECGMEVIGVEDGYEGLIRNRHRKLHYDDVSGILTVGGTILGASKISNPYRYAARAGGRVVFKDVSRRAIRNARALGIDALVCIGGDGTLGIAHRLMKDGVAVVGIPKTIDNDIRGTEVTFGFDSAVAIAAEAIDRLHTTAQSHHRVMIIEVMGHRAGWIALYAGVAGGGDIILIPEIPYDTGAIAAKVKERNRRGRRFSIVVVAEGAKPKGGDVVVKRMVEKSADPVRLGGVGFVLQDQLERSTGSETRTVVLGHLQRGGSPTAADRVLATGLGAKAV